The following are from one region of the Capsicum annuum cultivar UCD-10X-F1 chromosome 1, UCD10Xv1.1, whole genome shotgun sequence genome:
- the LOC124897765 gene encoding uncharacterized protein LOC124897765 — protein MASKGHGNGQHKKGKKGTDNLPAGQYIPPPPPVTTTLQPATTNILPPTRANISLPNAFFMPPPPYQFYLSSPHNSLHSSSSSVPSTSSTPSLSGLRIVGSSISTSLFIDSATSSDTTAASSQILKFK, from the coding sequence ATGGCATCAAAAGGTCATGGTAATGGACAGcataagaaaggtaagaaaggaaCCGATAACCTTCCCGCAGGTCAATatataccaccaccaccacctgttACCACAACTCTTCAACCAGCTACTACAAATATTCTTCCTCCAACAAGAGCAAATATTTCACTACCAAATGCTTTTTTCATGCCCCCACCACCCTACCAGTTCTATCTCTCTTCTCCCCACAATAGTTTGCATAGTAGCTCTTCATCCGTACCTTCAACATCATCCACACCTAGCCTTTCTGGATTGAGAATTGTAGGATCTAGCATATCAACATCTCTATTCATTGATAGTGCTACATCTTCTGATACTACAGCAGCTTCTTCccagattttaaaatttaaatag